One genomic segment of Methanothermococcus okinawensis IH1 includes these proteins:
- a CDS encoding 50S ribosomal protein L21e: protein MAQKSEGFRSKTRYKLKKHPREKGLFPITRALKEYKEGEIVHVIIDPSVQKGMPHPKFHGKTGTVVGQRGNAFIVKVKDGNKYKDIIVRPQHLRECKA from the coding sequence ATGGCACAAAAAAGTGAAGGATTTAGAAGTAAAACAAGATACAAACTTAAAAAACACCCAAGAGAAAAAGGATTGTTTCCAATCACAAGAGCTCTGAAAGAATATAAAGAAGGAGAAATAGTTCATGTTATAATTGACCCATCAGTTCAAAAAGGCATGCCTCATCCAAAATTCCACGGAAAAACAGGAACTGTTGTTGGTCAAAGAGGAAATGCATTTATTGTTAAGGTAAAGGATGGAAATAAATATAAAGACATAATTGTTAGACCACAGCACCTTAGAGAATGTAAAGCATAA
- a CDS encoding glycosyltransferase family 4 protein produces the protein MKILMPTIFHPYIGGITFHVENIIKELNKLNKLNNSDYEFHILNYKSKINSNNSNNRDNNSYNFNSSNICIHNVPYIPKIRGISYVYNGYNIGKELLHNKDIDIIHSHYAFPQGFLGAILKNKYNIPHILTLHGSDILRLSKNPLGKLFFNYVVKNCDKIICVSEFLKYQLPKAYQNKTEVIYNGVDFDLFYDINRDENYGLFVGSFVPQKGIDILIDAVKDIDFNFKLIGDGILFNIIKTKIDRENISNIELLGKKNQKEVAEYIKKCSFLVLPSISEGLGMVLLEAMASGKAVIGTNVGGIPELVKDNFNGFLIEPKNPNVLREKINILINDKDLRREMGKNGKRFSKGFSWKESAKRVNEIYNNLVIE, from the coding sequence ATGAAGATACTAATGCCTACAATATTTCACCCATATATAGGAGGAATTACATTTCATGTGGAAAACATAATAAAAGAATTGAATAAACTAAATAAACTAAATAATAGTGATTATGAATTCCATATTCTAAACTATAAATCAAAAATCAATAGTAATAATAGCAATAATAGAGATAATAACAGCTATAACTTCAATAGTTCCAATATTTGCATACATAATGTTCCCTACATCCCAAAAATTAGGGGGATAAGTTATGTTTATAACGGATATAACATTGGAAAGGAGCTCCTACATAATAAGGATATCGATATAATCCACAGTCATTATGCATTTCCTCAGGGGTTTTTAGGAGCTATTTTAAAAAATAAATACAATATTCCACATATATTGACACTTCATGGAAGCGATATATTGAGATTATCAAAAAATCCCCTAGGAAAACTATTTTTTAATTATGTCGTAAAAAACTGCGATAAAATTATCTGTGTAAGTGAATTTTTAAAATATCAACTTCCAAAAGCCTATCAAAATAAAACAGAAGTGATATATAATGGCGTGGATTTTGATTTATTTTATGATATCAATAGGGATGAAAATTATGGACTTTTTGTTGGTTCATTTGTTCCGCAGAAAGGTATCGATATTTTAATTGATGCTGTTAAAGATATCGACTTCAATTTTAAACTCATTGGGGATGGTATTTTATTTAATATCATTAAAACTAAAATTGATAGGGAAAATATATCAAACATCGAACTTCTTGGGAAAAAGAATCAGAAAGAAGTAGCAGAATATATTAAAAAATGCAGTTTTTTAGTGCTTCCATCCATTTCAGAAGGTCTTGGAATGGTATTGCTTGAAGCCATGGCATCGGGAAAAGCTGTTATTGGCACAAATGTTGGGGGAATTCCTGAACTAGTTAAAGACAATTTTAACGGTTTTTTAATTGAACCAAAAAATCCAAATGTATTAAGGGAAAAAATAAATATTCTAATTAATGATAAAGATTTAAGAAGAGAAATGGGAAAAAATGGGAAAAGATTTTCAAAAGGATTTTCATGGAAAGAATCTGCAAAAAGAGTAAATGAAATATATAATAATTTAGTAATTGAGTAA
- a CDS encoding sugar phosphate isomerase/epimerase family protein, with product MKFGVSSLVFLPETLQSSIEKVAENKFDCWEIVCEGSHQLTPKNIKYLMELKNRYEVEIVVHAPFSDLNPASMNAKVRQLTTDCIIEAIEGAFELDANVVTVHPGYIPPLWSSYVEELLDNNFSTLNDIVEVAEDYEVMIGLENMPNYMGVLGITPESLKEIIKDIDSKYLGITFDIGHANTACGNPSKYVKELNKIGQGIVHVHCHDNSGNDDEHLAVGEGNIDFFSVFGELKNIDYEGVISFESKNIRDAVKSREIVKELIFNIELDKKGILNIKI from the coding sequence ATGAAATTCGGAGTATCTTCTCTTGTATTTTTACCTGAAACCTTGCAATCATCCATAGAAAAGGTTGCTGAAAATAAATTTGATTGTTGGGAAATCGTATGTGAGGGAAGTCATCAATTAACCCCAAAAAATATAAAATATCTTATGGAGTTAAAAAACAGGTATGAGGTAGAAATTGTTGTTCATGCTCCATTCTCAGATTTAAATCCTGCCTCAATGAACGCCAAAGTGAGACAATTAACTACTGACTGTATAATAGAAGCAATTGAGGGGGCATTTGAACTTGACGCAAATGTTGTGACAGTGCATCCTGGATATATTCCACCTTTGTGGTCAAGCTATGTGGAGGAGCTCCTGGATAACAATTTTTCAACATTAAATGATATAGTTGAAGTAGCGGAAGATTATGAAGTTATGATTGGTTTGGAAAATATGCCAAATTATATGGGGGTTTTAGGCATAACTCCTGAGAGTTTGAAAGAGATTATAAAGGATATAGACTCTAAATATTTAGGCATCACCTTTGATATTGGTCATGCAAATACTGCCTGCGGAAATCCAAGTAAATATGTTAAAGAATTGAATAAAATAGGACAGGGTATTGTTCATGTCCATTGCCATGATAATAGTGGAAATGACGATGAACATTTGGCTGTTGGAGAGGGGAATATTGATTTTTTCAGCGTATTTGGGGAATTAAAGAATATAGACTATGAAGGCGTTATATCATTTGAATCTAAAAATATAAGAG
- a CDS encoding RNA polymerase Rpb4 family protein: protein MIGKELISERYVTISHAKEIMTNKANVSELSYEHGCALDYLEKFAQLSAEDAENLVKELINLGLDEKTAIKIADILPDDEEDLKLIFYKSDIPKNSEEILDVVSQYK, encoded by the coding sequence ATGATTGGAAAAGAATTAATCTCTGAAAGGTATGTTACAATATCTCATGCCAAAGAGATAATGACGAATAAGGCAAATGTTAGCGAGTTATCTTATGAACACGGGTGTGCATTGGATTACTTAGAAAAATTTGCACAGTTGAGTGCAGAAGATGCAGAAAATCTCGTTAAAGAATTAATCAATCTTGGATTAGATGAAAAAACAGCAATTAAAATAGCTGATATACTTCCAGATGATGAGGAAGATTTAAAGTTAATATTCTATAAATCCGATATTCCAAAGAATTCGGAAGAAATATTGGATGTTGTAAGCCAATATAAATAA
- a CDS encoding UPF0058 family protein, translating into MHKEQLMELHQFFVHVYRELVPSEYSCEYIKIYEELDVRPHHIHKLKTEQRAAIFLLSACIANYLSHEDDAISKNLSMKLLENAFKYINPKSENMKRYIEHLKVLENKESDDMESAI; encoded by the coding sequence ATGCATAAAGAGCAACTTATGGAGCTCCACCAATTCTTTGTTCATGTATATAGGGAGCTCGTCCCAAGTGAATATTCCTGTGAATATATAAAGATTTATGAAGAATTGGATGTTAGACCTCACCATATCCATAAATTAAAGACTGAACAGAGAGCTGCTATTTTTTTATTATCTGCATGTATTGCCAATTATCTCTCTCATGAGGATGATGCAATTTCAAAAAATTTATCTATGAAATTATTGGAAAATGCATTTAAATACATAAATCCAAAATCTGAAAACATGAAAAGATATATCGAGCATTTAAAGGTATTGGAAAATAAAGAATCAGATGATATGGAAAGTGCCATCTAA
- a CDS encoding DUF655 domain-containing protein has product MKKYKSKKRKFENYAYVLDFLEYGYPDDKRPLHQRKPIAQGFGEKQFVLMELVLKDDKTVEIGERVYIGKGKRDKVEYISRMLKYEELTPTAKTELFYVIKEAVKRNEKKFIQFINECGPITNKMHSLQLLPGIGKTTMWKIIEEREAKPFESFEDVEKRVHRNLLDAISKRIEEELKEPQKYYLFVQWKEHQQ; this is encoded by the coding sequence ATGAAAAAATATAAATCTAAAAAAAGAAAATTTGAGAATTATGCCTATGTCTTGGATTTCCTTGAATATGGTTATCCCGATGATAAAAGACCTCTTCATCAAAGAAAGCCTATTGCACAGGGTTTTGGTGAAAAACAGTTTGTTCTAATGGAATTGGTGTTAAAAGATGATAAAACTGTTGAAATAGGGGAAAGGGTGTATATTGGAAAAGGTAAGAGGGATAAGGTTGAATATATTTCAAGAATGTTAAAATATGAAGAACTAACACCCACTGCAAAAACAGAGTTATTTTATGTTATAAAAGAGGCAGTTAAAAGGAATGAAAAAAAATTTATCCAATTTATAAATGAATGCGGACCAATAACGAATAAAATGCACTCTCTTCAACTTCTTCCAGGTATCGGTAAAACTACTATGTGGAAAATAATCGAGGAAAGGGAAGCCAAACCTTTTGAAAGTTTTGAAGATGTTGAAAAAAGGGTTCATAGAAATTTATTAGACGCCATATCAAAAAGGATAGAGGAAGAATTAAAAGAACCTCAAAAATACTATTTATTTGTGCAGTGGAAAGAACATCAACAATAG
- a CDS encoding precorrin-2 dehydrogenase/sirohydrochlorin ferrochelatase family protein, producing the protein MIPIFVNLEKFKVCIFGFGDVGKRRFNKLLNANPYKITIYSKDIDQEEINKYENNYRNVEFITCDINNLSNDDLKNIIQKYDFIISAIDEKNNKRIVHISKKLNKFISSSTFEKNINLIIPAYCNVDDIYFTVYTQGKSPLIAKNIRKLVENYLKNHEYDIDAQNSIRDFLKNNISSQKDRKRILEKIFKNKDFKREFLELVDKYK; encoded by the coding sequence ATGATACCGATATTTGTTAATTTAGAGAAATTTAAAGTATGTATTTTTGGATTTGGAGATGTTGGGAAAAGGAGATTTAATAAACTATTAAATGCCAATCCTTATAAAATAACCATCTATTCAAAAGATATTGACCAAGAGGAAATCAATAAATATGAAAATAATTATAGAAATGTTGAATTTATAACATGCGATATAAACAATCTATCCAATGACGATTTAAAAAATATTATTCAAAAATACGATTTTATTATTTCTGCAATCGATGAAAAAAATAATAAAAGAATAGTTCATATTTCAAAAAAATTAAATAAATTTATCAGTTCCTCTACTTTTGAAAAGAATATAAATTTAATAATACCTGCCTACTGCAATGTGGATGATATATATTTTACAGTATATACGCAAGGAAAAAGCCCTTTAATAGCTAAAAATATAAGAAAACTTGTTGAAAACTACCTAAAAAATCATGAGTATGACATAGATGCCCAAAATAGTATAAGAGATTTTTTAAAAAATAATATTTCTTCGCAGAAGGATAGAAAAAGGATTCTTGAAAAGATATTTAAAAATAAAGATTTTAAAAGAGAATTTTTAGAATTGGTTGATAAATACAAATAA
- the cca gene encoding CCA tRNA nucleotidyltransferase — MDKENFELEDVKEVLDGLLNDISPSKEEETKIKEFSKKIINELYDELNNEKLRHLIVDIVQVGSTARNTNLKNDYDIDIFIRFKKGVDKEVLKETVLKIGKKVIEKLNGKYWIEYAEHPYISAKIGRYDIDIVPCYKLNWGENIVSAVDRTPLHNEFLKKMLKSNTLNNEVRLLKKFLKGIGIYGSDLKTKGFSGYLCELLIIHYGGFINTLIGAQKWKLGKKIILNEIYNIYKLNKDYKFADFKDPLVVYDPVDLNRNVAAALSKENFCKFIFYSYQFLKNPSKDFFYDYHKNLNEKLGNRKKGMLFTLGIRRNKDIVDDVIYPQMEKLQKSINKILIENDFEFLRCGNYADDDMCYLSWEFLVWELPNIKLKIGPPVFNKKGVDNFIKKNDKYFVKDCNVCAYVERNYKNVDELFEAIAEGKLKKKISYPKYVSPENAVIFKGIYKEYE; from the coding sequence ATGGATAAGGAAAATTTTGAATTGGAGGATGTTAAAGAAGTATTGGATGGATTATTAAATGATATATCTCCTAGTAAAGAAGAAGAAACGAAAATAAAGGAATTCTCTAAAAAAATAATAAATGAATTATATGATGAATTAAACAATGAAAAATTAAGGCATTTAATTGTGGATATAGTTCAAGTAGGCTCTACTGCTCGAAATACCAATTTAAAAAATGATTACGACATAGATATTTTCATAAGATTCAAAAAAGGTGTAGATAAAGAAGTATTAAAAGAGACTGTTTTAAAAATAGGTAAAAAGGTAATAGAAAAATTAAACGGTAAATATTGGATAGAGTATGCAGAACATCCATATATATCAGCAAAGATTGGAAGGTATGACATAGATATAGTGCCCTGTTATAAACTGAATTGGGGGGAAAATATAGTGTCTGCTGTGGATAGAACGCCCCTACATAACGAGTTTTTAAAGAAAATGCTGAAATCAAACACATTAAATAATGAGGTTAGACTTTTAAAAAAATTCTTAAAAGGTATTGGTATTTACGGCTCTGATTTAAAAACTAAGGGATTTTCTGGATATCTATGTGAGCTCCTAATAATACATTACGGTGGATTTATAAACACATTAATCGGAGCTCAGAAATGGAAACTTGGAAAGAAAATAATATTAAATGAAATATACAATATTTATAAATTAAATAAAGATTACAAATTTGCCGATTTCAAAGACCCGCTTGTAGTTTATGACCCTGTGGATTTAAATAGAAATGTAGCCGCAGCCCTGAGTAAAGAGAATTTTTGCAAATTTATATTTTATTCATATCAGTTTTTAAAAAATCCTTCAAAAGACTTTTTTTATGATTATCATAAAAATTTAAATGAAAAACTTGGCAATAGAAAAAAAGGAATGCTATTTACATTGGGTATTAGAAGAAACAAAGATATTGTTGATGATGTAATATATCCTCAAATGGAAAAACTACAAAAAAGTATCAATAAAATTTTAATTGAAAATGATTTTGAATTTTTAAGATGTGGAAATTATGCAGATGATGATATGTGTTATCTTTCGTGGGAATTTTTAGTATGGGAACTGCCAAATATTAAGCTTAAAATAGGTCCTCCCGTATTCAATAAAAAAGGCGTAGATAATTTTATAAAAAAGAATGACAAATATTTTGTTAAGGATTGCAATGTATGTGCCTATGTTGAGAGAAACTATAAAAATGTAGATGAGCTCTTCGAGGCTATTGCAGAAGGTAAATTAAAAAAGAAAATTTCGTATCCTAAATATGTTTCTCCTGAAAATGCCGTAATATTCAAAGGCATATATAAGGAGTATGAATAA
- a CDS encoding tRNA pseudouridine(54/55) synthase Pus10: MNTTNILKKYPLCHRCFGRLYAKLLHTSNYERGKSLKIAKAIELESKLRILMENYNNKLNNKKEENNEELKELENNGIKGLKSEISEIKEQLKYLYKSGLTEIKLMDILEEEISEEIDEKKEENVEPCPWCKNIFDKENLEIISEKVMSLLNDYEYEKFLVGTMLPKSIKQLEKELETPYMESIRQEFNRIMGKILVEKTGKIVDKISPDIVVMINPYNKKIKLQVNPIFIKGRYKKLERGIPQTHWPCRNCKGKGCEKCNYTGKQYPTSVEEIIAEPFMKVFKGADEAFHGAGREDIDVRMLGNGRPFVLQIKEPKIRKADLEKLKEEVNKSGKVEILDLDYGVRKDVVFFKNEPHKKTYLAVVECEEEISDDEISELVNKLENLTINQRTPIRVSHRRADLVRVRKVYKADAKRIDAKTFELTLYCDGGLYIKELISGDEGRTSPSVSELLNKKCICKMLDVLNVHDIENEEN, encoded by the coding sequence ATGAATACTACAAACATATTAAAAAAATATCCGTTATGTCATCGATGTTTTGGAAGACTCTATGCAAAATTACTCCATACATCAAACTATGAACGAGGGAAATCGCTAAAAATTGCAAAAGCTATTGAATTGGAATCAAAACTACGAATACTAATGGAAAATTATAACAATAAATTAAATAATAAAAAAGAAGAAAATAACGAAGAATTAAAAGAATTAGAAAATAATGGGATAAAAGGACTAAAATCAGAGATATCCGAAATAAAAGAACAGTTAAAATATCTCTATAAAAGTGGATTAACTGAAATAAAATTAATGGATATATTAGAAGAAGAAATAAGCGAAGAAATAGATGAAAAAAAGGAAGAAAATGTAGAACCATGCCCTTGGTGTAAAAATATTTTTGATAAGGAAAATTTAGAAATCATTTCAGAAAAGGTAATGAGTTTATTAAATGATTATGAATATGAAAAATTTTTAGTGGGAACTATGCTCCCAAAGAGCATAAAACAACTTGAAAAAGAACTTGAAACACCTTATATGGAAAGTATAAGACAGGAATTCAACAGAATTATGGGTAAGATATTGGTTGAAAAAACTGGAAAAATCGTTGATAAAATCAGTCCCGATATCGTTGTTATGATAAATCCATACAATAAAAAAATAAAATTGCAAGTAAATCCAATATTTATAAAAGGACGATATAAAAAGCTTGAAAGGGGAATTCCACAAACACATTGGCCTTGTAGGAATTGTAAGGGAAAAGGATGCGAAAAATGTAATTACACTGGAAAACAGTATCCAACCTCTGTGGAGGAGATAATAGCAGAACCTTTTATGAAGGTATTTAAAGGAGCAGATGAAGCGTTTCACGGTGCTGGTAGGGAAGATATTGATGTTAGGATGCTTGGAAATGGAAGACCTTTTGTTCTTCAAATAAAAGAACCAAAAATAAGAAAGGCAGATTTAGAAAAACTCAAAGAAGAAGTAAATAAAAGTGGAAAGGTTGAAATTCTTGATTTAGATTACGGCGTTAGAAAAGATGTTGTTTTCTTCAAAAATGAGCCCCATAAAAAAACCTATCTCGCTGTTGTAGAATGCGAAGAAGAAATAAGTGATGATGAAATTTCAGAGCTCGTGAATAAACTTGAAAATTTAACCATAAATCAAAGAACCCCTATAAGGGTATCTCACAGAAGAGCAGACTTGGTAAGGGTTCGTAAAGTATATAAAGCAGATGCTAAAAGGATAGATGCCAAAACCTTCGAGCTCACATTATACTGTGATGGTGGATTATATATAAAGGAGCTCATAAGTGGAGACGAAGGAAGAACATCTCCATCGGTTTCAGAGTTATTAAATAAAAAATGCATCTGCAAAATGCTCGATGTGTTAAATGTTCATGATATAGAAAATGAAGAAAATTAA